In Labrus mixtus chromosome 3, fLabMix1.1, whole genome shotgun sequence, a single window of DNA contains:
- the LOC132971895 gene encoding interferon-induced protein with tetratricopeptide repeats 2-like, whose translation MCAAPGQPTLEVKLEALQCHFTWDLNFSTPKLFSLRDRLQDIGTEEGYSWLGHIYNLQGYVHFRLGLPGDAQRFFGKAAEAFRQIRNTVSDEGAWLVVNHGNLAWLHYHNGEQAESQAHLLRVNALMRAYPSPCQEELHPEIYAERAWTLMNFGDDKSAADFFQRALRMQPDVMEWHTSHVLALVGASRKELGADVLDKMRIATEHDPDNLYLAALYLEARAKKGKRIGEDARELARQVLRKPVSSYSGIIPLLRLYRMYVSMDEAIDLAEEVLERHPDERYLKRCAAFCYKSRILSDCDSPLERSIIDRAITLSKEVIPLYPHSSLKRKIDLANIYAKTNNQEEADQIYEELLESGLDPEGAQMLYNYYAKYLHFSRNEPDKSIEYHMRAAEIPIPSYCREHSIKTLQRIRERNRNRMCGRISEFLALLPESE comes from the exons ATGTG TGCTGCTCCGGGTCAGCCGACTCTGGAGGTCAAACTGGAGGCCCTGCAGTGCCATTTCACCTGGGATCTGAACTTCAGCACGCCCAAACTCTTCAGTCTCAGGGACCGGCTGCAGGACATCGGCACAGAGGAGGGGTACAGCTGGCTGGGTCACATCTACAACCTGCAGGGGTACGTCCATTTCCGGCTGGGGTTACCCGGTGATGCCCAGCGATTCTTCGGCAAGGCCGCGGAGGCTTTCCGTCAAATAAGAAACACGGTCTCGGACGAAGGTGCCTGGCTGGTGGTGAACCATGGGAACCTGGCTTGGCTGCACTACCACAACGGAGAACAAGCAGAGAGCCAGGCCCACCTTCTAAGAGTCAACGCCCTGATGAGAGCTTATCCATCTCCGtgccaggaggagctgcatccAGAGATCTATGCCGAAAGAGCGTGGACGCTGATGAATTTCGGCGATGATAAAAGCGCTGCAGACTTCTTCCAGCGAGCCCTCAGGATGCAGCCAGACGTGATGGAGTGGCACACCAGCCACGTCTTAGCGCTAGTGGGCGCCAGCAGAAAAGAGCTGGGGGCTGACGTCTTGGACAAAATGAGAATCGCAACGGAGCACGATCCGGACAACTTGTACCTAGCTGCGCTGTACCTCGAGGCGCGTGCcaagaaaggaaaaaggatAGGAGAGGACGCACGGGAGCTGGCCAGACAAGTTTTGAGAAAGCCGGTCAGCAGCTACAGCGGCATCATACCGTTACTGAGGCTGTACAGGATGTACGTATCCATGGATGAGGCCATAGACTTGGCAGAGGAGGTTCTGGAAAGACATCCGGATGAACGCTATCTGAAGAGGTGTGCCGCTTTCTGCTACAAGTCGAGGATCCTTTCGGACTGCGACAGTCCCCTGGAGCGCAGCATCATCGACAGAGCGATCACTCTCAGCAAGGAGGTGATTCCCCTTTACCCTCATTCTTCACTGAAGAGAAAAATAGATCTTGCAAACATTTACGCAAAGACGAACAACCAAGAGGAAGCCGACCAAATATACGAGGAACTGCTGGAGAGCGGTCTCGATCCCGAAGGGGCGCAGATGCTTTACAACTACTACGCAAAGTACCTACACTTCAGCCGAAATGAGCCCGACAAGTCGATCGAGTATCAcatgagagcagcagagatcCCGATACCGTCCTACTGCAGGGAGCACAGCATCAAAACTCTGCAGAGGatcagagaaagaaacagaaaccgGATGTGTGGACGCATAAGCGAGTTTCTGGCTCTACTGCCGGAGTCAGAGTGA